The DNA segment ACAAGTTGTAATATAATTATGAAATCTGAGGACTTTCTAAAAGCTTCCATAAGCGCCTTAATCGAAACCATTCAAGACTGGCTGGTTGAACTCGGAGGTATCGTACAGCTTTTCGGGTCGTCAGTATATTGGATGGTGAGGCCTCCTTTTCGTATTCACGAAGTGTTGAGGCAACTGGATTTTGTCGGCGCACAGTCCGTTTTGCTCATAATAATAACTGGAGCTTTTACCGGTATGGTCAGCGCCCTACAGGGATATAACGGCATGAATCGTTATGGGGCCGAATCACTTGTTGGAGCGACGACCGCTCTGGCGTTGGCGAGAGAGTTGGGCCCCGTCCTTACCGCCCTAATGATCGTCGGTAGAGTAGGGTCGGCCATGACATCGGAACTCGGCAGCATGAAAAATTCCCAGCAGATAGACGCCTTGGCAAGTATGGCCGTAGCGCCTGTTCAGTATCTTGTATCCCCACGGATTTTAGCGACAACTATTTCGATGCCGTTCCTGTCGGCTACCTTTGGCTTTTCCGGAATGGTCGGAGCCTATTTTATATCAACCCGATATTTAAATATTGACCCCGGCGCCTTCATGTCCGGGATAAAAGATTATCTCGCCGCTTCAGACGTGGCCCACGGGTTGATAAAGGCGCTGGTCTTTGGGCTTATCTTGTCTCTTGTAGCTTGTTTTAAGGGCTTTAACGCCTCTGGAGGGGCCAGAGGGGTCGGGGTAGCCACAACCAAGTCGGTTGTGCTATCATCTGTACTAATTCTGTTCTCAGATTACGTGATGACAACAATAATGTTTTGACGGTCGGGTTGTTATACGCGCGGGTTGACATGATTGAACTCGATAATATTCAGAAAAGATTTGGAGATCAGGAGGTCCTTCGCGGCGTAAGTTTCGAAGTCAAAAAGGGATCTATTACCACGCTCATAGGAAGGTCCGGATCGGGTAAGTCCTTGTTGTTGAGACACATGATAGGTCTGGATCCCCCAGATTCGGGACATATTCTGATCAACGGATCGGACATCATTGGAATGCCCACATCGCAGATCAACAAAATTCGGCGGCAGTTCGGAGTTCTGTTTCAAGACGGCGCTCTTTTTGACTCTATGTCAGTAACAGATAATGTGGCTTTCCCCCTGAGAGAACACACTAGCCTTACCGATGAGAAAATTCTTGACGTTGTCGCGAATAAACTCGAAGTCGTGGGGCTAAGACGGCACGGCGA comes from the Desulfomonilaceae bacterium genome and includes:
- a CDS encoding ABC transporter ATP-binding protein; this translates as MIELDNIQKRFGDQEVLRGVSFEVKKGSITTLIGRSGSGKSLLLRHMIGLDPPDSGHILINGSDIIGMPTSQINKIRRQFGVLFQDGALFDSMSVTDNVAFPLREHTSLTDEKILDVVANKLEVVGLRRHGDKFPSELSGGMRKRVGLARALALDPELVFFDEPTSGLDPITRAAIYRLIENTHIEGKTTYFLVSHDISGVMAISDDIMMLHTGRIVAQGPPESFMTSSDPVVQQFLKGSPDGPIEID
- a CDS encoding ABC transporter permease gives rise to the protein MKSEDFLKASISALIETIQDWLVELGGIVQLFGSSVYWMVRPPFRIHEVLRQLDFVGAQSVLLIIITGAFTGMVSALQGYNGMNRYGAESLVGATTALALARELGPVLTALMIVGRVGSAMTSELGSMKNSQQIDALASMAVAPVQYLVSPRILATTISMPFLSATFGFSGMVGAYFISTRYLNIDPGAFMSGIKDYLAASDVAHGLIKALVFGLILSLVACFKGFNASGGARGVGVATTKSVVLSSVLILFSDYVMTTIMF